A DNA window from Pungitius pungitius chromosome 1, fPunPun2.1, whole genome shotgun sequence contains the following coding sequences:
- the LOC119223730 gene encoding oviduct-specific glycoprotein-like: MLFSQTYFANMCKLTLVAGLCLIIASFASSTRLVCYYNSVAANRGGNGMFTVSDIDPNLCTHLIYAFAGINDQNELVPSQLNDLGTYGAFNQLKARNPQLKTLLAVGGLFLSGQKFSSMGASPQKRSTFIQSAITLLRNNGFDGLNLDWRYPGGPGSQPGDKQSFTMLCKEFKEAFVAEAASAGRDRLLLTASVSAEKAIIDVSYDVPQISTYLDFINVLTFDFHGPWENVTGHHSPLFRGSQDTGNNIELNTDSAMRNWRDLGAPADKLNLGLAAYGRAFDLSTNASGVGAPASGPGEEGCFTGEAGFWATYEICLYTEGVTPQLISDQQVPYAVTEGQWVGYDDKESLTKKVTYLKTNNFGGAFVWSVDLDDKTGAICKMGGNPFITELHDLLVPGFPGLSSTTPPATTTTTTIKPTTTTTTSTPTTTTTTTIKPTTTTTTSTPTTTTTTTIKPTTTTTTTTPVPPTPSISQRCRRSPGLYFAYPNDPTRFIQCGIQGAFFIHSCPTGLTFNEAVNVCTIPTNIIGSTSPTPVTTTTTTTIKPTTTTTTIKPTTTTTTIKPTTTTTTIKPTTTTTTIKPTTTTTTIKPTTTTTTIKPTTTTTTIKPTTTTTTIKPTTTTTTIKPTTTTTTIKPTTTTTTIKPTTTTTTIKPTTTTTTIKPTTTTTTIKPTTTTTTPTTTTTTIKPTTTTTTTTPTTTTTTIKPTTTTTTTPTGWGRLVSSRVYNQRTALYSSLAEAKRHGYVSMPATEGALADHWVNHYTLSDHSHKKAQQDVSQFHSTIERQYMFSSQLYIANMCKLTLVAGLCLIIASFASSTRLVCYYNSVAANRGGNGMFTVSDIDPNLCTHLIYAFAGINDQNELVPSQLNDLGTYGAFNQLKARNPQLKTLLAVGGLFLSGQKFSSMGASPQKRSTFIQSAITLLRNNRFDGLNLDWRYPGGPGSQPGDKQSFTMLCKEFQEAFVAEAASAGRDRLLLTASVSAEKAIIDVSYDVPQISTYLDFINVLTFDFHGPWENVTGHHSPLFRGSQDTGNNIELNTDSAMRNWRDLGAPADKLNLGLAAYGRAFDLSTNASGVGAPASGPGEEGCFTGEAGFWATYEICLYTEGVTPQLISDQQVPYAVTEGQWVGYDDKESLTKKVTYLKTNNFGGAFVWSVDLDDKTGAICKMGGNPFITELHDLLVPGFPGLSSTTPPATTTTTTTPTTTTTTTPVPPTPSFAERCLGNPGLHFAHPNEPTRFIQCGIQGAFFILSCPTGLTFNEAVIACTIPTNIIGSTSPTPVTTTTTTTIKPTTTTTTSTPTTTTTTTIKPTTTTTTTTPVPPTPSFAERCLGNPGLYFANPNEPTRFIQCGIQGAFFILSCPTRLTFNEAVNACTF; this comes from the exons ATGCTTTTTTCTCAAACATATTT CGCCAACATGTGCAAGCTCACTCTTGTTGCAG gtCTCTGTTTGATCATCGCCAGCTTTG CCTCCTCCACCCGGCTGGTGTGTTACTATAACAGTGTGGCTGCAAACAGAGGCGGGAACGGGATGTTCACGGTTTCCGATATTGATCCGAACCTGTGTACGCATCTGATATATGCCTTCGCCGGCATTAACGATCAAAATGAGCTGGTGCCCAGCCAACTAAATGACTTAGGGACCTATGGGGCATTCAATCAACTCAAAGCACG CAATCCACAGCTCAAAACCCTGTTGGCGGTTGGAGGCCTTTTCCTCAGCGGACAGAA ATTCAGTTCAATGGGGGCAAGCCCACAAAAAAGATCAACGTTCATCCAGTCTGCGATCACACTGCTAAGAAACAACGGGTTTGATGGGCTGAACCTGGACTGGAGGTACCCTGGAGGACCTGGAAGCCAGCCGGGGGACAAGCAGAGCTTCACAATGCTGTGCAAG GAGTTCAAAGAGGCCTTTGTGGCTGAAGCAGCATCAGCTGGTCGTGACAGGTTACTCCTCACCGCCAGTGTCTCTGCAGAGAAAGCAATCATCGATGTCAGTTACGACGTTCCACAGATTTCCAC GTATCTTGATTTCATCAATGTGTTGACATTTGACTTTCACGGCCCCTGGGAAAACGTCACGGGACATCACAGCCCCTTATTCAGAGGATCCCAAGATACTGGAAACAACATCGAGTTGAACACT GACTCTGCCATGAGGAACTGGCGAGACCTCGGAGCACCTGCAGACAAGCTCAACTTGGGGTTGGCGGCATATGGCCGTGCTTTCGACCTCTCCACTAACGCCAGTGGTGTCGGTGCACCAGCAAGTGGTCCTGGTGAAGAAGGCTGCTTCACCGGGGAAGCAGGATTCTGGGCCACTTATGAG ATTTGCCTTTATACTGAAGGGGTTACTCCCCAGCTGATCAGTGACCAGCAAGTCCCATATGCTGTCACAGAAGGTCAGTGGGTTGGATATGACGACAAAGAAAGCCTTACTAAAAAG GTCACTTACCTAAAAACGAATAACTTTGGAGGAGCCTTTGTCTGGTCTGTGGACCTGGATGACAAAACTGGAGCAATCTGTAAAATGGGGGGAAACCCTTTCATCACTGAACTGCATGACCTCCTGGTTCCAG GTTTTCCTGGCCTCAGCAGTACAACTCCCCCTGCGACAACTACCACAAC TACAATCAAgcccactaccaccaccacgACATCAACTCCCACTACCACCACAACAACTACAATCAAgcccactaccaccaccacgACATCAACTCCCACTACCACCACTACAACTACAATCAAGCCCACTACCACTACAACTACCACCACCCCAGTCCCACCTACTCCATCAATTTCCCAACGATGTCGGAGAAGTCCAGGACTCTACTTTGCTTATCCAAATGACCCAACACGATTCATCCAATGTGGCATTCAAGGAGCATTTTTCATCCACTCATGCCCAACAGGTTTAACCTTTAATGAAGCCGTCAACGTGTGTACCATTCCAACAAATATAATCGGGTCCACTTCCCCAACTCCTGTGactaccaccaccactactacaATCAAGCCCACTACCACAACAACTACAATCAAACCCACTACCACAACAACTACAATCAAGCCCACTACCACAACAACTACAATCAAGCCCACTACCACAACAACTACAATCAAGCCCACTACCACTACAACTACAATCAAACCCACTACCACAACAACTACAATCAAGCCCACTACCACTACAACTACAATCAAGCCCACTACCACTACAACTACAATCAAGCCCACTACCACTACAACTACAATCAAGCCCACTACCACTACAACTACAATCAAACCCACTACCACAACAACTACAATCAAGCCCACTACCACTACAACTACAATCAAGCCCACTACCACTACAACTACAATCAAGCCCACTACCACAACAACTACAATCAAGCCCACTACCACAACAACTACACCCACTACCACCACAACTACAATCAAACCCACAACCACCACAACTACAACTACACCCACTACCACCACAACTACAATCAAGCCCACTACCACAACTACCACCACCCCA ACGGGCTGGGGTAGGCTGGTGTCCTCCCGCGTGTACAACCagcgtacggcattgtactcgtctctAGCTGAGGCCAAGCGACATGGCTACGTGAGCATGCCGGCcacggagggggccctggcagaccat TGGGTCAACCACTACACGCTGTCAGATCACTCCCATAAAAAAGCACAGCAAGACGTCAGTCAGTTTCATTCCACaattgagagacagtatatgttTTCTTCACAGCTATATAT CGCCAACATGTGCAAGCTCACTCTTGTTGCAG gtCTCTGTTTGATCATCGCCAGCTTTG CCTCCTCCACCCGGCTGGTGTGTTACTATAACAGTGTGGCTGCAAACAGAGGCGGGAACGGGATGTTCACGGTTTCCGATATTGATCCGAACCTGTGTACGCATCTGATATATGCCTTCGCCGGCATTAACGATCAAAATGAGCTGGTGCCCAGCCAACTAAATGACTTAGGGACCTATGGGGCATTCAATCAACTCAAAGCACG CAATCCACAGCTCAAAACCCTGTTGGCGGTTGGAGGCCTTTTCCTCAGCGGACAGAA ATTCAGTTCAATGGGGGCAAGCCCACAAAAAAGATCAACGTTCATCCAGTCTGCGATCACACTGCTAAGAAACAACAGGTTTGATGGGCTGAACCTGGACTGGAGGTACCCTGGAGGACCTGGAAGCCAGCCGGGGGACAAGCAGAGCTTCACAATGCTGTGCAAG GAGTTCCAAGAGGCCTTTGTGGCTGAAGCAGCATCAGCTGGTCGTGACAGGTTACTCCTCACCGCCAGTGTCTCTGCAGAGAAAGCAATCATCGATGTCAGTTACGACGTTCCACAGATTTCCAC GTATCTGGATTTCATCAATGTGTTGACATTTGACTTTCACGGCCCCTGGGAAAACGTCACGGGACATCACAGCCCCTTATTCAGAGGATCCCAAGATACTGGAAACAACATCGAGTTGAACACT GACTCTGCCATGAGGAACTGGCGAGACCTCGGAGCACCTGCAGACAAGCTCAACTTGGGGTTGGCGGCATATGGCCGTGCTTTCGACCTCTCCACTAACGCCAGTGGTGTCGGTGCACCAGCAAGTGGTCCTGGTGAAGAAGGCTGCTTCACCGGGGAAGCAGGATTCTGGGCCACTTATGAG ATTTGCCTTTATACTGAAGGGGTTACTCCCCAGCTGATCAGTGACCAGCAAGTCCCATATGCTGTCACAGAAGGTCAGTGGGTTGGATATGACGACAAAGAAAGCCTTACTAAAAAG GTCACTTACCTAAAAACGAATAACTTTGGAGGAGCCTTTGTCTGGTCTGTGGACCTGGATGACAAAACTGGAGCAATCTGTAAAATGGGGGGAAACCCTTTCATCACTGAACTGCATGACCTCCTGGTTCCAG GTTTTCCTGGCCTCAGCAGTACAACTCCCCCTGcgacaacaaccacaacaactacACCCACTACCACAACTACCACCACCCCAGTCCCACCTACTCCATCATTTGCAGAACGATGTCTGGGAAATCCAGGACTCCACTTTGCTCATCCGAATGAACCAACAAGATTCATCCAATGTGGCATTCAAGGAGCATTTTTCATCCTCTCATGCCCAACAGGTTTGACCTTTAATGAAGCCGTCATCGCCTGTACCATTCCAACAAATATAATCGGGTCCACTTCCCCAACTCCTGTGactaccaccaccactactacaATCAAgcccactaccaccaccacgACATCAACTCCCACTACCACCACAACAACTACAATCAAGCCCACTACCACTACAACTACCACCACCCCAGTCCCACCTACTCCATCATTTGCAGAACGATGTCTGGGAAATCCAGGACTCTACTTTGCTAATCCGAATGAGCCAACAAGATTCATCCAATGTGGCATTCAAGGAGCATTTTTCATCCTCTCATGCCCAACACGTTTGACCTTTAATGAAGCCGTCAACGCCTGTACTTTTTAG